ttaaaCTGGCATAATTGAAAACTCTTTTCTGGAGCTCATGTTATTCTGCGGCCTGAATACAAGGTAATATACCAGCTCAAATCAGTGAAGCTACACACAGTATTGAAACAATTACAGTTGACATTCAGATAGAGTCCAATTAGACAACATATTCTCTAACAATCGTCCTGAGGGGGGTAGCAGTCTGATGAAAATGAAGGAACATGAAGAAATGAGTCCaagctgaaaaaaataaaaaacatgaggAGTCTCCTCTCACCTTTCTAATGATGGTGGCAAAACGGAAGTGGACATTACAGCTACTGTATATCTAGATTAGATGGTCAAACAAAAATGCCTTCAtcttcctctccatctcccCCACATCTCCCTCTCACAAATAAACACTCCTGTTTTCTCCATCCCTCTTCTCCATCAGAATAGTCCAGTTAGTTCCCTACTGCAACTCCTTTCTAATGTACTTAAAACAGGCTACCTCCATTTAAATACAAACCTTAAAGAATGGGACCCCCCTCCCACCCAAAATGACATCCCTGTCTCACAAAGTATAAAAATTGTTGACCCCACCCCAGACCTATTATTACACACATTTCTCAAAAATCTTTGACTCCCccaccccaccacccaaacctaGCCCCCTCGGTTATGGACTGAATATAAACCCTCCCAATTCTTCTCCTTTTCCAATTCCAAATATCTGTTTAAACTGCTGGACATTTCACGTAGATCTCAAATGATGAATTTGATACTGCCAAAGCCATTTGTCAAATGATTAATACGCTTGGATCTACCTGAAATGTTGCTTTGCGAAATCGGGGGGCTGATTTAGAAACGGGTAATACATgttccctccctctttccctccctttgCCCACCCCCTCTTCTCTTCACGCCTCCTCTACCAGAAGTCTCGGCGGTGATACGCGTCTGGATCGCAGTATTTGGTCACCACCACCCTGTTGGCAAACTTCCTTCCGGTCAGCCCCTGCATGGCCTTCTGGGAGTCAAAAACAGACATGAACTCCACAAAGATCTAcaaaagagtgaaaaaaaataaccatTACAATGACGACAGAGGGTATTACATAATGTCATTTTTCATGACATTTAACTTTAGACAAATCACATTTTGGATCAAATCAAACAACAGTTCCTACCTTGCCGGTCCCAGGCACCTCGAGGCCGTCCACAGGTCGAGGTATCTCGATGCTCTTCACTTGGCCGTACTTGCTGCACTCGTCCCTGACGTCCTCCACAATCTCCTCATATTCTTCATCATCCAGCAGCTCCTCTGGGGCCACCATGTTCATCAGACACAGAACCTCAGTGGGCAGCCCACCCATTTGAGTCACTGAGCTGTTCAGACCCGGCACCTGCAGCGTCACTGGGGTCTGATTTATACTTGTCTGCAAGGCCAGACAGAAAGGTTAGAACAGGGTCAATGGCATATTTTACATAACGTATTATAACTAGCTGCAAGACATCTACAATGTCATTCAATGTGGACCTAATAGGCCAAAACAGAGGTGAAAAATAAGTCATGCTTATCATTTTCATATAATAAAGAGGCTGTTCACATAAATGCCAAAACATTTTCTCACTTATATCACTAAAAGTGAGAAATTATGTTCTGGTAAGAGATAGTCTTTGCACTGTAGCTGCTGACTATAAAGCTAGTGGTTACAAGTTTAAAAGCCAGGAACCATGGGTTAAAATTCAATATgcaacacactgaacagacttgGTTTTATAGTATTCAATAGGTGATGTGTATGCAAAATATTTTCTTGGACTACCATTTTTGAAGAAAATATATGCATCTTTAGGTGGAGTCATCCAATATGGGTTAACTTTGAGGGCCCTAGTCTCCTGAATGGTTGGTCATTCTCCTAATCAAACCCTGTGCTAACACACTCTCATATAGGTTAAGTTGTAGGAAAGAAATGTGTTCAAATTGAAAGGAGTGAGGTCAGAAGGTGATTGATTTCTGACAGAATGCCCTGTGCGCAGTTGTTAgcagtgtgtctgagtgtggcAGATACATTTGTCCAGTAGATCTAATCAGCAATGTGTCTTTATCCATTTTAGCAACTCTAAAACAGCAACCAGCCTCCCACAACCCTGCTGTCATCTGTCCAGCCTTTGGAAACTCACCAGAGTGGCGTTCTTGGATCCCACACTGGCTCTCTGCACCAGGAGCTTCTTGTCTCCCAGCTGCATGCCATTCAGTCCAGCAATCGCCTGTGACAACATCACAGTTTTAAATTTTACTTTCAAAAACCCATACAACTTCagtttgtttagtttaaaatgaCAATGTAGTATTTGGACAGTGTCTGTTTGAAATGGTCTGACCATCAAAAAGGGGGAACAATAAATGTCCTAATTTAGGTAGCATATTTTCTGTAGCATTGGTTACCTGGTCATTAAGGTTGACATCAACATATTCACAAAAGGCATATCCTTTAGATAAGCCTGTAGCACTGTCCTTCACCAGGTTGAAGGCCTTCAGGGGGCCAAATGACGTCAAGAGCTCCTTCACCTGAGACACAGGACAAAAGAGTTCAAAAATGTCCAGTTTGGAGACAAAGACATTTTATGCAGAAATACTGACCTGGTCATCGTTCAGGTAGTTGGGCAAGCCGCCAATAAAGAGCTTGTGAGCAGAGTCAGGCACCACTGTGGACACCACACCTGCAAGAGACACCAAGACAACCGTAAGAAACATGACCAGGGAAGCACACAGAGAGCAAGCCCCTGTGACGTATGTATAACTGTTTACTCATGAATTATGCCACAAGTACTTAGGGTTAAAAACCATTAATTGGCTGTGTACCAGGCACATAGACACTGGGGTTCTCGCTCATGCCGGGCAGGGGCTGGTAATCGTGGGGACGACGAATCTTGAGGCTCTGGCCTTGAAAGATGATGCCATCAAAGGCCATTGCCTGTGTTGTTTCGTCTACTGAACGGAactacacagaaacaaaattagAGGTGATTAAATTCTAAACTGCTTCCCAGGTAGAACAAATTACATGTTTATTGGGATACTATTTCACCTCAAGGAAGGCAAAATTCTTATCCTGGTTAATCTGTACTGCAAGGACAGGGTTTCCAGGGGCCTGAGTAAGACCACCCAAACGCATCTGGGCATTGAAGAAGTCCATCATGGACTCCTAgacagaagagagggaggggattAAGGAACAGAGTTATGATGAAATCACAAGGATTAAATAATCCCACTAAGAAACCTAACGTGTTTGTCAAAAGCCAAGTGCTGTCCTGTTCCTTACCTCTGTGATACCAAAGGGGATGTTGCCCACATAGAGCCGGCGGGCCTGCCGGGTCATCTGGCTGCCAACTACCGGTACAGGGGTGGGAGTAACAGCCAGGCCGTCTGGAGTCATGGTGGGTAGGAGGGCTGTGGCTGGGATCTGGCCTGCAGCTAGAGAGCAAAGCGAAAGATAGAAaacattcaacaacaacaaaacaaatgttcaACTCTGAAACTAGGATGCCTATTTAAAACCAAATACGAAAAGAAAATTGGGATGTTACCTTGCATGGCTTTGTACTGCATGGGAGTGATGTGTTCAAAACCAGGAGGAGGGACATCCCAGTACTTCTTCaccttgttcttcttcttctcacgGTGTGGAGAACGGCTGTTGATGAAATAAAATTAGAATAATCAACATGTAACAAATATCTCTCATGTGCTCAGCAGTAAACTACTAGATCAGATTATGGGTCATGTCTTCAACAAATATACAACATCTAGTAACTTTTGGGAAGATTGCATCAATCAAAACTTTGTACACATGATGGTAAAGGGAAAGGGGAACAGAAGAGACAGAAAACCCCATCCAGGCagatatttacacaatgagtcAATAATACAAAGAATCAGAGGCAGGTCATTAAATTGCAGTTGTTGCAATAATGCACAAACCGGCTTTGTGTTAGTTTGCTGTATTACCTTCCAGCATTGTCCTGGGGGAAGCTGGTTGGTGAGCTGAAATGACATTGGAAGGGGTTCACATTTCTCTGAAATTAATCATGACATTCACCAACATTTCCACTTCACAGTACTAGAACCAGCATTTCAATGATCCTCACCAAATACAAAAGCTATCACGAGCCTTGGGCAAATCTGTATATTTCTAAAAGTGCAAAATCCTTTGAAGTTCAGATGACAATCCGGTGAATTCAAGGAGTCTCACAGCCAACATACAGTACGACACCATTTGTGAACAACTAACAATGCAATGAAAGCAGAAATGATATCCTCAAAAATACAAAGCAGCTGCAAAGGGGAGGGGTCAAATTTTACATGTGCTCACACCGAGAGAACCCCAGTAACTTGTTTTAAATTAGCACTGAGAGACAAGGAGCAACAGTCAGGCCTGAGGTCACATTCACAGCCAACAAGTAGTAAAGCGTTGACAAGCTTTACAAATGTCCACCTAAGAACGAATGCATTCAGGCAGTCACTAAGGAGATGTATGTCTTTAAACTATTAAAAATAAACCTTATGCAAACTCATTAACTAATCCATTTGACCAACACCAGATTTTTTTCATATAGatttgtttggcattttattcgataggacagctgaagacaggaaaggggagagggagggaatgacatgcagcaaagggccgcgagTCGGACTCGAACCCCGGGCAGCTgcagtaaggactgagccttagtacaCGGGGCGCACACTCAACCAGGCAGATTCACTGAAAAGCATATTTTTCAGAAGATATTCTCAACACGCCTAATATTctccaaaaataaaataagtatagGTGTTATGTGTTCGAAAGGTTTCCCTGACAACAGACAGAACTGTCGATCGATAGGTGGTTATCATCGGTTTTGGCAGTATGGGAAAACTTGCACCTGTATGAATATGTTCCCACAGCTACAGGCCTACAGTAAACAGATTCTATCAAACAATGCATGTCAGACTCATCATGAGACAATCACACGTACCGCATGGCTGCATTTGTCAATGACATGTAATACGACACCAGACTGAATAATCAAATAATCTAAAATTACAAAGCTATTCTTCTCACAAGAGTTCTATTAATACCATGCTGTGCTATTTTCATGATGGATCTGAAATTCTTCATGAACCATTTATAACTTAATTTTGATATTCTGTGTTAAATTATCATGAatataaaaactttaaaaaaggagGTTGTGGCAGATGTTGCTTTGTGTATTCAAAAGTTTGTCCCATAAGCTTGAGGCAAAATTACTACAATGTCATAAGCACAAAAATAAAGATCATCCAAAAAAGACTGCATGAAAGTCAAtctgtttatttaattatttttggggcattttaggtttatatttttttaggaccgctgaagacatgaaagggtagagagatggggaatgacatgcagcaaagggctgctggtcggccgctgcgtcgaggagcaaacctttatatatgggcgcgcgctctaccaggtgagctaaccaggcaccCCTGTTagtgaaatattaaataaaatttcATAAATTAAAGTGCAGTCAATTTTCAGTGAAGACCGACTAGCTTATTTTAAGTCAGTCTAAATAACAGCTACACTTTAAAGTCACAACTTGCTGTAGACACCTCTCAAGCTTTGTGAATTTGCACTGTTGCCCATAATGGTATCTGCCAATGTTACTGAGACGAGATCAACCCCCCAAATTTTGTATGGGCGATAGAAGCTGGCTTGAAAGGAAAGGACTTAAATTTGTTTGCATTTGCAGCCACCTACAATACAGTAGGAGATTGGTTAGATACCGAGACCAAGTCGAGGATGTGGAGAAGACATGCTgatgtgacaaaaacacatgCATGTGCGCACACTAACCGGGGATTCCAAATGGCACAGATGGGCTGCGATCCAGTTGCGGAATTTAACCTTAAAACTATGATCCATACAGAAAGTCACATGTTATTATAAATCTCAATGCCTTCTCCTCCTAACTCCTGTTAAATCACATTAGACTAACGTATGTAAAGTCAattcttgttcattttgtttgttacGGATCATTGTTCGTTTTTTAAAGTGTATTAATCTATATTTGTGAGATTCTAATAATATTAAACATGCTGTGTTGTACTATAAATGCTCGTGTTGCACACATCTCATCTGAaaacatttctgtcattcaaaaaactctgaattgtagattaaaacttttacagccaacttaataaaatattgtgttttattcAGGCTTGAGTCCATAAATACAGTTCACGGATTTGCACACGGAGCAGAACTGAAGGTTCGGTTAGCGCCGATTAGCTGTTAGCTCCAGTTAACTCCATTATAAAGATAAGCTTGAGCGGAGACTGCCGCGGAGAGGGTGAACAGTCatactctgataaatgacgtttggggtgctttcacagcagcgtggctagggctgggtattgttcagaatctttcgatccggtgccaatttcgatcccgattcctaacgatacttttttcgataccatatgttttaaaatccatttcaacatcaacaaaaatacattaaacacaaagcttttattttccaccttaattgtgaatcaaaacagttatcaaaattaaaaaattctggtaaaactgctcactcagtaacattaataaaagtgccttgccttgcaagctcagcctgtcagtcagtcatcagggcagagaaaccaccgttgtggctgcttgtaagaggaagtgtaacgtcaacagcactgcgaccgctttcggctcgccattaatatcatacgctgtctgcgtgaagttttaaaaaactgtaaccacacttgaaaccaaccgtgactctgtgacttcaacaaaactgcagacagtttactccgtccgcacctctccgtgtgcgtcggtcggagctccgcgtcaatatgcagagaggacagataagcttgcgcttagacgcttttggaaccgaaatttggcaccgaaagataaagaatttttcgatactcataggattggagtaTTTTTTTTGATACCATAAAAgcatcgacgttcggtacccagccctaggcgTGGCTGCGATTTATCAGTGCAGTTAATTCAGAAAGCCACAACACCATAAGCAGCATGCTGCTACTACTAACATGAAGCCTCTGAGCTCAAAGTGAATGTTGACGCTGTGTCATGCAGGCAAAGCCTGACTTCACGAGGGGTGGAGACCGCTGGTCTGTGTGCACTATAAAAATACATTGCTGATTGGGGGAATAAAATTTAATTCGGATTTTATCTACCTGGGCGGTGCGCCCAAGTAGAACCTAtatatgggaaacactgatacAACACTGGGAGTAGAAGCAGAGTGATTTGCTTGCAGATTTTGTTGATTTGGCCATTTTTCATGGATATTTGTTCTTATACTATAAAAATTAAGTAGTCTACATGATTAAATAGTTTCTTCCATTTAGTCCAGTAACGAACAACATGGATCAAAGATTTGTGGCTGTGTTTTAGTTGTTCAAATAGTGTAGTGATATAAATGATCAGGAGTTTGCACAGggtgtttattttgaaaattgacCGAATGCTCTAGCCATTCCACCCTGCCCAGTCTTTGAAACGCCTTGCggctctgtaaaaaaaaaaaaaaaatagacctaGCGGGTATTTTAAGCGAAGCAGAGAAGAATGCCGCTTCTGGAACGCGCTGCGCCGCGGCTGGTGAAATCACAGCATCATCTTGAGTGGGCGTGATCGCGCCAGTGGCCACTGCGCCACCAGAACGCAGCGCAGACACGCCTAGTAGAATTTAGGGGTCAGAGTGATGCAGAAGGTACTCACCTGCGTCTGTGTCTGCGCTCTTTACTGTCCCCACGGCGGTCTCTGCTGCGTCTATCCCTGTCTCTgctcctccttttcctctctctgctaCGGCTGCGGGAGGAAGAACGGCGGTGGTGGCGGTTCTCTTTGTCCCTTTCAGCTGCAGGAATAGAGTGCCTATTAACTTACAGAAGGGTACATAAAAATTGAATATATAGCTAGCCAGTGGAACAATGAAAACAGATACTAATAATTGCCTTAGCATGATACATAACAAAGACTGGTAATACTTGACTTCAGATGGAAATTAGACAGGCAATGAGAAACATCACTGAGTATGAATCTCTCTCACATAACCTTAGTTCATATGGTGATACTAAAATTAGTGCAATGGTAGCAATTTTCTACCAAGATTGGCTAACAGCTTTCATAGTAGTGGTAAGCTGAATAGCTACAAATCAATGCAGTGTATCTGTTTTGTTTAATGTGCATATATGTCACAATGTGCAATTTCGCCAGCACATAGACATTAACCTTGTCTACAACCAAGGAGCAGTGTATTGAGTGCTACATAAATGTAAATCTGGGTTAAGGAGAGCTTCATATTGGATAAGGGTAGTGGCTGTGGTTGGTGGCGTTACAGGTACAACGCCGGCTGAGTGTGAGAAAGTTGAAGGGGCAATAATAGGTAAATAGCAATGGAAATGTTCACTAGACGCAACAGCTGCAAAGAATATATGCTAGCTGCCTCCGTCAGCTGGTAACGTTGAAGGCAGGAGGACTACCATGGTATAGACTGCCCCTACATTAAAGAAACAATGCATCTAATGGTACctttatgtagctagctagctaaacaaACTCGCGGTATTCGGAAACTACAGAAGTCTAACGTTACTTGACTTGAGCCATTATCGGTCCGAGAGAATTGTCTGACGAGCAGCAGTAACACTATATCACATCTCACATGGTTCATGAGAGTGGGCTAATAACTTAGCATAGTGTTCCAGTAAATAGACGTATCCATAGTTAGCTAAAAATGATGGCGGCTCTTACAATCAAAGTGCCACTGCCGTTTTCAATTTGTATGTGCAACTGGTTCATTTACCTTGTTTGTTTTCAGATAGCTGTCTTTCGAATTCGTCGAAGTCCGACATCTCTGTGAGTTGAAGGCTGCTACGCTTTCAGCGACTGCGTTGTTTAGTTGGCCGTGGCTAGCTTAAGCTAGCAACAAAGTGAACAACGCTAAAATCAAGTTCCTCGCCGATGTTACGTTAGCTCAGGTACGTTTGCTTCAACTAGCAGCCTATTCAACAGAACTACCAAAAAACGTTAACCAGCACACACATAAGCGGTGTGGTATTTATTTAAAACGTAACAGACAGAATAATTGAGAAGGAAAGCGTGTTCGCATGGGTTAgcctgctaatgttagcttgtaGCAAAGTCCAGAAGAAAGAGGCCTGCTGCTCCAGACACTGGTGTGGAAGCTTGTTAgctacttagctagctagctagctaggtacaACGAAAGACGAATGAATGAGACTCTTTTCCAAGCCAAATGCAAATTCAACGGAGTCGCTGGTCCACAAGGCGCAGTTGTTTGACTATAGAAGTCAAATATATTCgcttttaaatttttaaaggCTATCTAAACAATAACGATTTCGGTATGCCCGCTTTTTTGCTCCGTCTCACAGGTACCCCGTGACACCGGAAGTTGATGAATGacacttttccggtgagtgAAAAAGACGCTGTGCAGAGCTCATCCTTCAGGGTCAAACCGTTCTCTTGAAACATCCATGGGTCaaacagaagaaaagagaagtCTCCACTTTTGCCCCTCTTCACAGCTACGTTAAGTGTCGTTATCTGCTAATGCTATGTTGGTGGGATCAACGTTTTATTTTGCAGGTCGCCAGTTCAAGTTCTGACAAGTCAATGCAAAGTCTAGACAGGCAAGTTCCAAACTCCcctaaattaaatttaaaaaagtatatatatatatatatatatatatatatttgatataaaaaaattaaataaaataaaagaggaagaagaaaatgaTTAATTGCTGTCCGTCAAATTTATTGAATTTCAAAAACCTGGGTTTatcaaatttacaaaaaaatcacaaactTTTTATGACATGATAGAATTCTGACCACATTGCTTTAACtggaaattacaaaataaagtgctCAAAGGAAAGCCAGATTTTCTTTTATCTAAAAGACCATTTACTGCATTATATAGTTGCCCAGTTTCTGATGCTTAAAagagaataaataaatcatttttgcACACAATGTATGTACTATATATGTAATGGGTGGGattatacatatactgtatatgtgggaTATGCCAATGGCTGAAGGAACACCTTGTCTTAGCCTGTCTTTCCCACAGACAGGGTAAAACATACTACAGAAATTGTTAGCAATTTACTCCCCAATCATAAGCATTTTTCAGTGAATGGTAATGTTGGATATTACAGATAAATAAatctacatttttgtaaaaaatcaAATACTTTAATGACCTGTGTGTCTTACTATACATTTGGTGAGTGATAGGCAACTTTCAGTGAGATACACATTATACTCAACAGATATAAATATGAGACATACAAATGAGAAAAAACggattactgtttttttttaaacactgtacCCTGGAATGGTTTTACAAATTCTTCTTAGCACTTGCACGGCACCGTGCACTGTTTGCTTTTTAGTCATACAAACAATCAGACAGTGGCATAACTTCCACAGATTGAAGTACCTATCTGTTTACTTTTAGGAAAATTTAAGTCAAAAGCCACTGTATTCCACTGTTACCTAATCTGTTTTAATATAAGAGATCTCACAATGTTACTGTACTGGTATAAACACCACACATTAGTGTACAATATAATTAATGTTTGCTGCTTTGAAAATTTTGACTAGATCTCTATTAactatagggctgggtatcgttcaaaggTTTTTGATACCGGTACCGATGCCAATACTGTGACTTGGATACCGATTCAAAAACgttactttttttcgataccaacattttataaaacaaaaagaaattacaacattacacattacagcacaaatcttttctctctgtctctgtgcgtaacagggtttttcctgcatgcctTTACAACGTGTAATGTTAGACAGTAAAtcccagcattattagatcttagtaGAAGcttgctgcatgcttattggttcactgactctgatgagatttactcctaaGGTATTGACATTGGGTACTTCTACTGGAGCATTGGGAAGCTAGTTGCTTTTGCTGATTCTGTAACTCAAACTGtaacatgtttgtgttgtgtagttAATGCCCACAGTTTTTCTCACAGAACCAGAAGTTACACAAAGTTACATATAGCTAGTATAGTAAATGCTCTTTACTCTTTTACAAAAGGTATTGTTGCCACGAATGCATTACAGCAAGAGCCTCAATACCAGAAGCATAAGAAGTGAAACATTTTAGTGCGGATCATTTACAAAAAAGGCTTGGTACAACCCTTAGTGGAACAACAGAGTAATGCAGCAGTATTGCTGTTAAAACTGGGCCCAAGACCAACAGGTGTTGTCTGTCTTTGATTTTAAACTATAAACAAGTGGATCTTGTTGCCAGAAGTAtgttactgtaaaaaaacaaacacattttatagTCAGTTTGTTATATGTCCTACTCTTTAAGAGTTCGCCCCTCATTTAAaccaaaagaaaggaaaaagtaGTGTATTCAGGGAGTGAAAGTGGACCAAAACTGTCTCACACCAGGACATGACATAAATTGCATTAAAGCAAGTGAAAATAGTTGAGGATATAATGACAATGCCAAAAATAttacaacaaagacacacagagaaatataaacatacagtataattcTACAAAATCTATGGAGTGCAGCATAATTTTGTTCAGGAAAGCAaaggtctgtgtgtctctgcgaaCACTGAGGCTGAAACATGAATGAGCTAAGATGATTACACCAGCTAAGTACTGAAGAAAGGCAATCCCCTCTTTAATCCCAATAGTAAAGACACATTCTTGTACACAAATTCTAAATCACACAGACATGCCATTTTTGCTCTTTGAGCAATGAGAACCATGTTTTTTCCCTTTCCGGCTACAGCAGGCACTCCCATATCCTCAATATGGAACAATGGCGAGGAGGATTTGTCAAAGAAACTGACACCCTTTtgataataaaaatgaaattggaAAAGTGTAATTGTTTGAAAAGTAAAGGATCTCTGCCGCAGTTTACATGGCCATAATCGGGACGCTGAGATAGCAAAATAATTCCTCCTGCCTCTTGGCATCTCTCGGAGGTGAGCTGGCCTGCTGCAGCAAAAAATAACTGCCTCTTCTCTCCACACTTAACCACCAACTCCACTGTCTTTCTCTCCTCAGTGTCTAAACCTGTAGGAGATGGGCAGGAGCAGGTTATTTTTCTTCAGGGCCTGCACCCTGCTAAGTGTCTCCTCATCCAGGGCAGTGTAGCAGCGCCGGGCATAGTCCAGTAGCTTCTCCTTGGATGGATCAAACTCGCCCACCTCTGCCACCTTCTCTGGGGCCACTAGTAGCAGTTCAGCAATGGGTGTGGTGGAAGCCACCGTATTGCGGTCCACACCATGGATTTGGAAGGCTTTCGACATGTTTTTCAGACGCTGGTATGTAAGCAGGATCTTCTTGTAGCGAAACAGCACTCCAGCCGCATCTTTCACTGCAGAACAAGAATATACAAGAGAGTTAGCTACAGCAGTCTTATGACAGTCTATGGTTAAGTAGGAACTGAAATGTTGTgaaatttttgaaagttttgttGCAGGATTTTTCTCCTTCCCTTACCTCTCTGTCGCTCTCTAGGGGCTCGGAAGACCCGCCTCCTTTTTAATTGATGTCTGTTGCTGTTAATGGTATCTTGCATTACATCTTCCCCTGATATCATTTCCTCCTCCTCGAGGTAACCGTCCTGTTCCAAGTACTCATCAGATTCTCCCAAGAGTGAAAGTGAATCTGAtgacaacataaaaaaatccCAC
The DNA window shown above is from Perca fluviatilis chromosome 7, GENO_Pfluv_1.0, whole genome shotgun sequence and carries:
- the u2af2a gene encoding U2 small nuclear RNA auxiliary factor 2a isoform X6; the encoded protein is MSDFDEFERQLSENKQAERDKENRHHRRSSSRSRSRERKRRSRDRDRRSRDRRGDSKERRHRRSRSPHREKKKNKVKKYWDVPPPGFEHITPMQYKAMQAAGQIPATALLPTMTPDGLAVTPTPVPVVGSQMTRQARRLYVGNIPFGITEESMMDFFNAQMRLGGLTQAPGNPVLAVQINQDKNFAFLEFRSVDETTQAMAFDGIIFQGQSLKIRRPHDYQPLPGMSENPSVYVPGVVSTVVPDSAHKLFIGGLPNYLNDDQVKELLTSFGPLKAFNLVKDSATGLSKGYAFCEYVDVNLNDQAIAGLNGMQLGDKKLLVQRASVGSKNATLTSINQTPVTLQVPGLNSSVTQMGGLPTEVLCLMNMVAPEELLDDEEYEEIVEDVRDECSKYGQVKSIEIPRPVDGLEVPGTGKIFVEFMSVFDSQKAMQGLTGRKFANRVVVTKYCDPDAYHRRDFW
- the u2af2a gene encoding U2 small nuclear RNA auxiliary factor 2a isoform X4; the encoded protein is MSDFDEFERQLSENKQVNRHSIPAAERDKENRHHRRSSSRSRSRERKRRSRDRDRRSRDRRGDSKERRHRRSRSPHREKKKNKVKKYWDVPPPGFEHITPMQYKAMQAAGQIPATALLPTMTPDGLAVTPTPVPVVGSQMTRQARRLYVGNIPFGITEESMMDFFNAQMRLGGLTQAPGNPVLAVQINQDKNFAFLEFRSVDETTQAMAFDGIIFQGQSLKIRRPHDYQPLPGMSENPSVYVPGTQPINGVVSTVVPDSAHKLFIGGLPNYLNDDQVKELLTSFGPLKAFNLVKDSATGLSKGYAFCEYVDVNLNDQAIAGLNGMQLGDKKLLVQRASVGSKNATLTSINQTPVTLQVPGLNSSVTQMGGLPTEVLCLMNMVAPEELLDDEEYEEIVEDVRDECSKYGQVKSIEIPRPVDGLEVPGTGKIFVEFMSVFDSQKAMQGLTGRKFANRVVVTKYCDPDAYHRRDFW
- the u2af2a gene encoding U2 small nuclear RNA auxiliary factor 2a isoform X1, yielding MSDFDEFERQLSENKQVNRHSIPAAERDKENRHHRRSSSRSRSRERKRRSRDRDRRSRDRRGDSKERRHRRSSPTSFPQDNAGSRSPHREKKKNKVKKYWDVPPPGFEHITPMQYKAMQAAGQIPATALLPTMTPDGLAVTPTPVPVVGSQMTRQARRLYVGNIPFGITEESMMDFFNAQMRLGGLTQAPGNPVLAVQINQDKNFAFLEFRSVDETTQAMAFDGIIFQGQSLKIRRPHDYQPLPGMSENPSVYVPGTQPINGVVSTVVPDSAHKLFIGGLPNYLNDDQVKELLTSFGPLKAFNLVKDSATGLSKGYAFCEYVDVNLNDQAIAGLNGMQLGDKKLLVQRASVGSKNATLTSINQTPVTLQVPGLNSSVTQMGGLPTEVLCLMNMVAPEELLDDEEYEEIVEDVRDECSKYGQVKSIEIPRPVDGLEVPGTGKIFVEFMSVFDSQKAMQGLTGRKFANRVVVTKYCDPDAYHRRDFW
- the u2af2a gene encoding U2 small nuclear RNA auxiliary factor 2a isoform X3, whose product is MSDFDEFERQLSENKQAERDKENRHHRRSSSRSRSRERKRRSRDRDRRSRDRRGDSKERRHRRSSPTSFPQDNAGSRSPHREKKKNKVKKYWDVPPPGFEHITPMQYKAMQAAGQIPATALLPTMTPDGLAVTPTPVPVVGSQMTRQARRLYVGNIPFGITEESMMDFFNAQMRLGGLTQAPGNPVLAVQINQDKNFAFLEFRSVDETTQAMAFDGIIFQGQSLKIRRPHDYQPLPGMSENPSVYVPGTQPINGVVSTVVPDSAHKLFIGGLPNYLNDDQVKELLTSFGPLKAFNLVKDSATGLSKGYAFCEYVDVNLNDQAIAGLNGMQLGDKKLLVQRASVGSKNATLTSINQTPVTLQVPGLNSSVTQMGGLPTEVLCLMNMVAPEELLDDEEYEEIVEDVRDECSKYGQVKSIEIPRPVDGLEVPGTGKIFVEFMSVFDSQKAMQGLTGRKFANRVVVTKYCDPDAYHRRDFW
- the u2af2a gene encoding U2 small nuclear RNA auxiliary factor 2a isoform X5, encoding MSDFDEFERQLSENKQAERDKENRHHRRSSSRSRSRERKRRSRDRDRRSRDRRGDSKERRHRRSRSPHREKKKNKVKKYWDVPPPGFEHITPMQYKAMQAAGQIPATALLPTMTPDGLAVTPTPVPVVGSQMTRQARRLYVGNIPFGITEESMMDFFNAQMRLGGLTQAPGNPVLAVQINQDKNFAFLEFRSVDETTQAMAFDGIIFQGQSLKIRRPHDYQPLPGMSENPSVYVPGTQPINGVVSTVVPDSAHKLFIGGLPNYLNDDQVKELLTSFGPLKAFNLVKDSATGLSKGYAFCEYVDVNLNDQAIAGLNGMQLGDKKLLVQRASVGSKNATLTSINQTPVTLQVPGLNSSVTQMGGLPTEVLCLMNMVAPEELLDDEEYEEIVEDVRDECSKYGQVKSIEIPRPVDGLEVPGTGKIFVEFMSVFDSQKAMQGLTGRKFANRVVVTKYCDPDAYHRRDFW